The proteins below are encoded in one region of Gemmatimonadota bacterium:
- a CDS encoding sulfotransferase: MPIITIIGRGHSGTRAMSHTLYTSGVYMGRTINASGDKVPPHDLYDACRIFAKYVRWTGGTSWDFSEVLGMDIDPEFVEKVEAYLADVLENGAPFRGWKLPETTLIYPWIVRMYPDIRYIHWIRDPRDGILASHRTDDLGDFGIEYPDTADIRRQRAISWLYQYRLMKATPVPGHLVTVRFEDFVLKQEETLRRLEAYLDISLSRIVVRPEAVGRWKKAEGALPMDLLGEALDELGYEV; this comes from the coding sequence ATGCCCATCATTACCATAATTGGCCGGGGACACTCCGGCACGCGGGCCATGTCCCACACGCTATACACCAGCGGTGTCTACATGGGTCGGACGATCAACGCCTCGGGCGACAAGGTACCCCCGCACGACCTGTATGACGCCTGCCGGATCTTCGCGAAGTACGTCCGGTGGACCGGTGGCACCTCCTGGGATTTCTCAGAGGTGCTGGGAATGGACATCGACCCGGAATTCGTGGAGAAGGTGGAAGCCTACCTGGCGGACGTGCTGGAAAACGGGGCTCCTTTCCGCGGTTGGAAACTGCCGGAAACCACGCTCATCTATCCGTGGATCGTCCGCATGTATCCCGATATCCGGTATATCCACTGGATCCGGGACCCGCGGGACGGCATCCTCGCCTCGCACCGGACCGACGATCTCGGCGATTTCGGCATCGAGTATCCCGACACGGCGGACATCAGGCGGCAGCGGGCGATTTCGTGGCTGTACCAGTACCGGCTCATGAAGGCGACGCCGGTACCCGGCCACCTCGTGACCGTCCGGTTCGAAGACTTCGTGCTGAAACAGGAAGAGACTCTCCGACGGCTTGAAGCCTATCTCGACATCTCCCTGAGCCGTATCGTCGTGCGGCCCGAAGCGGTGGGGCGGTGGAAGAAGGCCGAAGGCGCGCTCCCGATGGACCTGCTGGGCGAAGCGCTGGACGAGCTGGGATACGAGGTCTGA
- the surE gene encoding 5'/3'-nucleotidase SurE — MKLIVTNDDGIEAPGLLTLEGLASQWGEVVVVAPAEVQSGAAHQLTNNQPIRVDELGGRRYRVWGTPADCARLAVNQLATDGDWLLSGINNGGNLGVDVYESGTVAAAREATIHGCKAMALSHYTADGREIDWPLAAERLKPVLERLLSEEPGTGVFYNVNLPHPDHDETRLEVKSTPVDTSPFRIAFTPTENGYLHTGIYHERHRKPGSDIDQCFSGHISLSKIRV, encoded by the coding sequence GTGAAACTGATTGTCACCAACGACGACGGAATCGAGGCGCCGGGCCTGCTTACGCTCGAGGGCCTGGCGTCGCAGTGGGGTGAAGTGGTCGTGGTCGCCCCGGCGGAAGTACAGTCGGGCGCGGCGCACCAGTTGACCAACAACCAGCCCATTCGCGTGGATGAACTCGGAGGCCGCAGGTACAGGGTATGGGGAACGCCCGCCGACTGTGCGCGCCTGGCGGTCAACCAGCTTGCGACCGACGGGGACTGGTTGCTGTCCGGTATCAACAACGGGGGCAATCTCGGGGTGGACGTCTACGAATCCGGCACGGTGGCCGCCGCCAGAGAAGCCACCATCCACGGCTGCAAGGCCATGGCGCTGTCGCATTACACGGCGGACGGCCGGGAGATCGACTGGCCGCTGGCCGCGGAACGCCTGAAGCCGGTCCTGGAACGCCTGCTGAGCGAGGAACCGGGAACCGGGGTCTTCTACAACGTCAACCTCCCCCACCCGGATCACGACGAAACCCGCCTTGAAGTAAAGTCCACTCCGGTGGATACGAGTCCCTTCCGCATCGCGTTCACGCCGACCGAAAACGGTTACCTGCATACCGGGATCTATCACGAACGGCACCGGAAACCCGGCTCCGATATCGACCAGTGCTTCAGCGGGCATATTTCCCTGTCGAAGATCCGGGTCTGA